The Amblyomma americanum isolate KBUSLIRL-KWMA chromosome 5, ASM5285725v1, whole genome shotgun sequence genome window below encodes:
- the LOC144132781 gene encoding ATP-dependent DNA helicase DDX31, protein MDDTDLVLNLNTEYQPRRKPLPADSGPAATFRGGVRKPVSSSTAVFRKKQASVPTSPKPAKPVKFQRGAPPAKRSRDGQPGTLADGDARKPRSEQSPPPLKKKKSFAQSSSLFGYRGSLAEVESAVDEQQTTTVVVDAKNEPVFSTSEFADFDVHPHLVACLRDRFQITTATEVQKLAIPSLLAQRDTLIKSHTGSGKTLAYVLPVVQRLQEVRPKLTRADGVRAVVVVPTRELALQTYEWFEKLCKACTWLVPGVLMGGEKKKSEKARLRKGLTIVVGTPGRLTDHLEHTESFSLSKTTWLVIDEADRLLELGFEESVSRIVTLWKEQREDKGACVLLSATLTKGVERLAGLTLEDPVTVDAAVGAGAQELEEFVLPPGLSQYYLQVPVKLSQMALCCLLLDACVVAERGKVIVFLATQDSVDFEHALFSSVLGIMLEDTEKRIDFVKLHGEMTQHDRAEIFNRFREAASGVLFTTDVASRGIDVPQVDLIVQCCVPLRPEEYVHRAGRTARIGAKGRVVLLLFPSEVGFLDILAQRSIQLDRMDLKSVLSKIFSIKSHILEARTDPGQKLKTMEDYVTALQLIFENEVYKETALQAMAKKGYLSHVRSYASYPRAMRHVVSFKALHLGHLAKAYCLRETPSTLGAQWASQPDTPGRRPGYKNRFGPAGKQKHMKAPVKKIKISEYDSGLVASKKRRKKHVPSD, encoded by the coding sequence ATGGATGACACCGATCTCGTGCTCAACCTCAACACCGAATACCAGCCCAGACGGAAACCTTTGCCCGCGGATTCTGGGCCCGCGGCGACCTTTCGTGGAGGCGTCAGAAAGCCCGTCTCCTCATCGACTGCTGTCTTCAGGAAGAAACAAGCGTCGGTTCCAACATCACCCAAACCGGCGAAACCTGTGAAGTTCCAGCGCGGCGCACCTCCCGCAAAGCGCAGTCGCGATGGCCAGCCTGGAACTCTTGCCGACGGCGACGCGAGAAAACCGAGGAGTGAACAGTCACCGCCGCCgttaaagaagaagaaaagcttCGCCCAGTCGTCCTCGTTGTTCGGCTACCGGGGCTCTCTAGCCGAAGTCGAATCCGCCGTCGACGAGCAGCAGACGACGACCGTTGTCGTCGACGCCAAGAACGAACCGGTCTTCTCGACTTCGGAGTTCGCGGACTTCGACGTGCACCCTCATCTCGTCGCCTGCCTGCGCGATCGCTTCCAGATCACGACCGCGACGGAAGTTCAGAAGCTGGCCATACCATCGCTGCTCGCACAGCGGGACACGCTCATCAAGTCGCACACGGGCTCCGGTAAGACCCTGGCCTACGTGCTGCCGGTCGTCCAGCGTCTTCAGGAGGTCCGGCCCAAGCTGACGCGCGCGGACGGAGTCCGCGCCGTGGTTGTCGTGCCCACCCGGGAGCTGGCGCTGCAGACGTACGAGTGGTTCGAGAAGCTGTGCAAGGCCTGCACCTGGCTCGTGCCCGGCGTTCTGATGGGAGGGGAGAAGAAGAAGTCCGAGAAGGCGCGCCTGCGGAAGGGGCTCACCATCGTGGTCGGCACTCCGGGGAGGCTGACGGATCACCTGGAGCACACCGAGTCCTTCTCGCTGAGCAAAACCACCTGGCTGGTGATCGACGAAGCCGACCGGTTGCTCGAACTGGGCTTTGAAGAGTCGGTCTCGAGGATCGTCACGTTGTGGAAAGAGCAGAGAGAGGacaaaggcgcttgtgtgcttCTGTCTGCGACGCTGACGAAGGGCGTGGAAAGGCTGGCAGGCCTGACTCTGGAAGATCCGGTGACTGTAGATGCTGCTGTTGGGGCTGGTGCTCAGGAGCTCGAAGAGTTTGTCTTGCCGCCAGGCCTGAGCCAGTATTACCTACAGGTGCCTGTCAAACTTTCGCAGATGGCTCTGTGCTGCCTGCTCCTCGATGCTTGTGTCGTGGCTGAGCGGGGCAAAGTTATTGTCTTCCTGGCTACCCAGGACTCTGTCGACTTTGAGCACGCTCTCTTCTCCTCGGTCCTGGGCATCATGCTTGAAGACACCGAGAAGCGAATCGATTTCGTCAAGCTTCACGGTGAAATGACACAGCATGACCGGGCAGAAATCTTTAATCGATTTCGGGAGGCAGCTTCCGGTGTTCTGTTCACAACTGATGTCGCTTCACGGGGCATAGACGTCCCTCAAGTTGACCTCATTGTCCAGTGTTGCGTGCCACTTCGACCCGAAGAGTACGTCCACCGTGCTGGGAGGACGGCTCGAATCGGTGCAAAGGGCAGGGTTGTCCTTTTGTTGTTCCCCTCTGAGGTCGGCTTTCTTGATATCCTTGCACAAAGAAGCATCCAGCTAGACCGAATGGATCTCAAGAGTGTTCTGTCCAAAATCTTTTCCATCAAGTCTCATATCCTCGAGGCCAGGACTGACCCGGGACAAAAACTGAAGACGATGGAAGACTATGTCACCGCGCTCCAGCTCATCTTTGAAAATGAAGTCTACAAGGAGACGGCTCTGCAAGCAATGGCCAAGAAAGGATACCTGAGCCATGTACGGTCGTATGCGTCGTACCCGCGTGCCATGAGGCACGTGGTGTCTTTCAAAGCTTTGCATCTGGGGCACCTTGCCAAAGCATACTGCCTGAGGGAAACTCCAAGCACCCTCGGAGCACAGTGGGCTTCACAGCCTGACACCCCAGGACGTCGTCCAGGGTACAAGAATCGTTTTGGCCCTGCTGGCAAGCAGAAACATATGAAGGCACCTGTCAAGAAGATAAAGATTTCAGAGTATGATAGTGGTCTTGTGGcatcaaagaagagaagaaagaagcatGTTCCGAGTGACTGA